TTTATTTTCGAAGAGAATTAGAAATTTTTGTCCCAGCAAACTGTATAACTTGGGTTAAAAGTATCAATATAATCACATCATAGATTAAAACATCCATTCTGAATCTTTGGTATCCATAGTTTATAGCCATTGCACCAAGGCCACCAGCTCCTACAGCACCTGCTATCGCTGTATAGGTTATCAAGTTAATAATCAAAAGTGTTATATTTGAAATCATCTCTGGTGACGTTTCAGGTAATAATACTTTAAATATGAATTGACTGTTTGTCATACCCATTGATACGGAGGTATCCCATAAACCATCAGACAAATTGTTAAAAGAATTTTCTGCCAACCTTGCCATAAAAGGAATTGCTGCTATACTTAAAGGCACAATAGCTGCGGTTGAACCAATGATAGTACCGGTCAGCAATCTTGTTAAAGGTATTATTAGAATTATAAGTATTATAAAAGGTATAGACCTGAATATGTTCACAATCCAATCTAAAACAGAGTACAACATTTTTGAA
The genomic region above belongs to Petrotoga sp. 9PWA.NaAc.5.4 and contains:
- a CDS encoding methionine ABC transporter permease translates to MLQDLITATLETLYMTFVSGIIAVLLGIPLGVALYMLSKSNKNSSKMLYSVLDWIVNIFRSIPFIILIILIIPLTRLLTGTIIGSTAAIVPLSIAAIPFMARLAENSFNNLSDGLWDTSVSMGMTNSQFIFKVLLPETSPEMISNITLLIINLITYTAIAGAVGAGGLGAMAINYGYQRFRMDVLIYDVIILILLTQVIQFAGTKISNSLRK